GCGCTGCAACTGCCCGTCGCTGACCTCGTGCGGGCGGCGGCCGAGCAGGTCCTCGGTCAGCCCGACGCGCTCGGCCAGCTCGCCCACCTCCGCCGGAAAGCCGTTGGCCGCCAAGGGTTCCACGATGACCTCGCGGAGGGTGAACCTCGGATCGACCGACAACCGCGGCTGCTGGAAGACAACGCCGATCGCGGTTCGCCGGGCGCGCGGGGCGGCGTGCCGGAAGCGCCGCACGACCACGTCGTCGAGCACGACCTCCCCCGCCCACGGCTCGTGCAGCAGCGTCAGCACCTTGGCCAGCGTCGACTTCCCGCAGCCGCTGGGCCCGGCGAGGCCGAGCACGGCACCGCGGTCGATCTTGATGTCCACATCGGACAGAACGGGAACGCCCTTCCGGTAGCCGGCGACCAAGCCGGTTCCGCTCAGCACGGGCGCCTGCACGCGACGAGCCGGTCATCGTCGTGGGCCACCAGCGCGGGATCGCCGCTGCAGGTGTCCGAGACCGGGCACCGGGGCCGGAACGCGCAACCGTCCGGCAGGTGGGTCAGCTCCGGTGGATGCCCGGGGATCGGCCGGAAACCGCCCTCCGGCAACGCGTTCAGCAGTCCTGTGGTGTAGGGGTGCAGCGGGTCGGCGAACACCTTGGCGGCCGGGCCCAGCTCCACGAGCCTGCTCGCGTACATCACCGCGAGGTCGGTCGCCGAGCGCCGCGCCGCGGCGAGGTCGTGCGTGATCAGCAGGACCGCCCTGCCCTCCTCAGCCAGCCCGGCCAGCAGATCCATCGTCCGGTCCACCAACGGCCGGTCCAGCCCGCTGGTCGGCTCGTCGGCGAGGACGATCGGCGGGTCACCGGCCAGCGCCATCGCGATCGCGACGCGCTGCGCCATCCCACCGGACAGCTCGTGCGGGTACCGGTCGAGTGCTTTCGGTGGCAAACCAACGCGTTCGGCCAGTTCGTCGACGTCCTGGTCTGGTTTGAGCGCGCGCACGGCCTCGGCCAGCTGGCTGCGCGCCGTGCGAACCGGTGTGAGGTGGGTGACCGCCGACTGCGGCACCAACCCGATCATCCGGCCGCGCACCTTGGTGGCCAACGTTGTCTCGTCGGCGGCGAGCACGTCCAGCCCGTTCAGCCTCGCGCTGCCACGCACTTCGGCGTTGCCCGGCAACAAGCCCAGCAACGCCGAGGCAAGAACCGACTTCCCGCACCCGCTCTCCCCCACCAACGCGAGCAAGCGCCCCGGCCTCAGCTCGAACGACGCGTCGGTGACGGCCCGGACTTCGGCTCCGCGCACCAGGAAACGCACCGACAGACCCTCGACGATCACAGCGCCAACTCCGATCTGCGGCGCGGCACAAGGCGATCACGCCACACCGACGCCAACCCCGACACCGCGAGCGTCGTCGCGATGAGGACGAGTGACGGGAACGCCACCACCCACCACGCTCCGGTCATCACCGCAGCCCTGGACTCCGCCAGGATGTTGCCGATGCTGGCCATGTGCGGTGGCAGACCGAGCCCCAGGAAGCTGAGCGCGGTCTCGTGCCACACCGCGTGCGGCAACAACAACACCGCCGACATCGCCGCCTGCGGCACCACCGCCGGAACGAGGTGGCGGTGCAGCACGCGCCACCTGGAGGCTCCACCGGAGATCGCCGCGTCGATGAAGGGCCGCTCCCGCAAGGAAAGCACCTCAGCACGCACGATCCGCGCCACCGTCGTCCAGTGCGTCAGCGCGATCGAGGCAACGACCGCGGTCAGGTTTCCGCGGTACAGAGCCACGATCACGATGCCGAGCAGCAGGTGCGGCACGGAGTTCAGCGTGTCAACGAAGCGCATCGCCAGCCGATCCGGCCACCCGCCGACGGCCCCGGACAGCCCGCCGATGAGCACGCCGAGCACCGTCGAGATCACCGCGCACAGCACCGCGACCAACAACGACACACGCAGCCCGGCGAACGCCCGCAGCAACAGATCGCGGCCACCCGCATCGGTGCCGAAGGGGTGCTCCAAGGACGGCGCGAGGCGCACCGACTCGTAGTGGATCAGGCTCTCGTCCAGTCCACCCAGCCACGGCAGGAACACCGCGCCGAGCACGAGGACCGCGAGCGTGACGGCTCCCCAAGCCAGCCGTGGTGTGCCGGTCCGCGCCCGGCCGACGCGTCGCCACTGGTCAACCATCGACGCCCACCCTCGGGTCGAGCACCGCAGCCGCCACGTCCGCGAGCAACGAGCCGATCAGCACCGCGGTCGTGGCGAGCAGCGAAAGCACAACCAGCAAAGGGAAATCCACGGCGAGCGCGGCGCGGACCACTGCGCTCGCCACGCCCGGCCACGAGAAGACCTCCTCGACCAGGACAGCTCCGGTGACCAGCTCCGGCACCCGCGCTCCGATCAGCGTCACGAACGGCAGCAACGCCGTCGGCAGCGCGTGCCTCAGCACCACGACGCGATCCGCGAGGCCACGCGCCCGGGCTCCCGTCACGTGG
The window above is part of the Allokutzneria albata genome. Proteins encoded here:
- a CDS encoding ABC transporter ATP-binding protein, producing MLSGTGLVAGYRKGVPVLSDVDIKIDRGAVLGLAGPSGCGKSTLAKVLTLLHEPWAGEVVLDDVVVRRFRHAAPRARRTAIGVVFQQPRLSVDPRFTLREVIVEPLAANGFPAEVGELAERVGLTEDLLGRRPHEVSDGQLQRACLARALALKPRYLVCDEMTAMLDASTTAALVGVVQEEVRAAEVGVLAISHDEDLLSVWADRVQRWADLLR
- a CDS encoding ABC transporter ATP-binding protein produces the protein MIVEGLSVRFLVRGAEVRAVTDASFELRPGRLLALVGESGCGKSVLASALLGLLPGNAEVRGSARLNGLDVLAADETTLATKVRGRMIGLVPQSAVTHLTPVRTARSQLAEAVRALKPDQDVDELAERVGLPPKALDRYPHELSGGMAQRVAIAMALAGDPPIVLADEPTSGLDRPLVDRTMDLLAGLAEEGRAVLLITHDLAAARRSATDLAVMYASRLVELGPAAKVFADPLHPYTTGLLNALPEGGFRPIPGHPPELTHLPDGCAFRPRCPVSDTCSGDPALVAHDDDRLVACRRPC
- a CDS encoding ABC transporter permease, whose amino-acid sequence is MVDQWRRVGRARTGTPRLAWGAVTLAVLVLGAVFLPWLGGLDESLIHYESVRLAPSLEHPFGTDAGGRDLLLRAFAGLRVSLLVAVLCAVISTVLGVLIGGLSGAVGGWPDRLAMRFVDTLNSVPHLLLGIVIVALYRGNLTAVVASIALTHWTTVARIVRAEVLSLRERPFIDAAISGGASRWRVLHRHLVPAVVPQAAMSAVLLLPHAVWHETALSFLGLGLPPHMASIGNILAESRAAVMTGAWWVVAFPSLVLIATTLAVSGLASVWRDRLVPRRRSELAL